From one Leptospira noumeaensis genomic stretch:
- a CDS encoding aldo/keto reductase — protein sequence MSNLNLTSTLKSNQSISVPQLGLGVWKSRPKECFEAVKSALSLGYRHIDTAAIYGNEADVGAAIQESGIPRSEIFLVTKLWNADQGYDSALRAIDVSLKKLGTDYVDMYLIHFPVSGKRNESWKALEKIKAEGKSKAIGVSNFMVSHLEELLKETGTIPAMNQVEYHPFLQDKELKEYCTEKGILLEAYSPLAHGQKLEDPRITQIAKRYKKSNAQILIRWSLQAGHVVIPKSKNPDRIRENADVFDFNLSEADMKEISSWNENFRTCWDPTTVD from the coding sequence ATGTCAAACTTGAATCTTACATCCACATTAAAATCAAATCAATCCATCTCGGTTCCACAGTTAGGACTTGGTGTATGGAAATCACGTCCGAAAGAATGTTTTGAAGCTGTAAAATCAGCCTTGTCACTCGGATACCGCCACATCGATACTGCCGCTATCTACGGAAATGAAGCAGATGTTGGTGCTGCGATTCAAGAAAGTGGAATCCCTCGTAGTGAAATATTTCTCGTGACTAAACTTTGGAATGCCGACCAAGGATACGATTCCGCCTTACGGGCGATAGACGTATCCTTAAAAAAATTAGGAACTGACTATGTGGACATGTATTTGATCCACTTTCCAGTTTCTGGAAAACGTAATGAATCTTGGAAGGCTTTGGAAAAAATAAAAGCAGAAGGTAAATCAAAAGCAATTGGCGTCAGTAATTTTATGGTTTCGCATTTAGAGGAACTTTTAAAAGAAACAGGAACAATTCCTGCGATGAATCAAGTGGAATACCATCCATTTTTACAGGACAAAGAGCTAAAAGAGTATTGTACAGAAAAAGGAATATTGTTAGAAGCTTATAGTCCTCTGGCACATGGACAAAAATTAGAAGATCCTCGAATTACGCAGATTGCCAAGCGCTATAAAAAATCAAATGCACAAATTTTGATTCGTTGGTCTTTGCAAGCGGGCCACGTAGTAATTCCCAAATCCAAAAATCCAGATCGTATTCGTGAGAATGCAGATGTATTTGATTTTAATTTATCCGAAGCAGATATGAAAGAAATTTCTAGTTGGAATGAAAACTTCCGAACTTGTTGGGATCCCACCACTGTGGACTGA
- a CDS encoding ATP-dependent Clp protease ATP-binding subunit, whose protein sequence is MKQYDSNVQGALDIAQTEAMRRQNTEITPYHLVWGFMTLPTSVSGKTLIKYKSTVDEFLKKQARASGEIPFESLRTSPKLAQWFTMASSRAAENGREELKEADFLKFLPQVLPELKINYEDLQVKETDEEVPNFLVNLNDLAREGKLDPVIGRSKEIRSVMEILGRRSKNNPVLVGSAGVGKTAIVEGLAEQIVKGRVPDVLKGKTIYSLDMGLLMAGTKYRGEFEEKLTAMLRYIKGQSGEAVLFIDEIHQLVGAGKTDGAMDAANLLKPALARGELHCIGATTQDEFQKYILGDQALERRFRAVPVNEPSKEDAIEILMGIRDKHEIHHGIKISDEAIYASVLLSDQYITDKFLPDKAIDLVDEAASALKLSAEAMPTELVELESEIRSKKIFAQVEKKNEEILKEIEVLEKKFEAGKVVWEKEVNSLKQIASIKNKIDRVKFDLDAAQQRADYTEASRLKYAVLPELEKELNKFQNSWILERNHIAAVISRQTGIPSEKILKTKQDNLLHLEDDLNSVVYGQKDSIREIADTLLTSYAGISSETRPLGSFLLKGPTGVGKTETAKAIAKFLFDQETNLVRLDLSEYSEKHSVAKLIGAPAGYVGYDEGGILTEAIRRKPYSVVLFDEVEKAHPDFSDILLQILDDGRLTDNKGRTINFKNTIVILTTNSKNIEGDFKPEVLGRLDAILTYHSLDSSIMEKLIEKQLRQLNERLKVKGIVIELSESTEHILREQGFDPKFGARPLASVFNRVVNRPLAKEILSGVLAEGKYRADWNGEQLQFVSIPEFAGSKP, encoded by the coding sequence ATGAAACAATATGATTCCAACGTCCAAGGAGCCCTGGACATCGCGCAGACAGAAGCAATGAGGAGACAAAATACAGAAATCACTCCTTACCATTTGGTTTGGGGGTTTATGACCCTACCGACCTCTGTTTCGGGCAAAACATTAATTAAATATAAATCTACAGTGGATGAATTTTTGAAGAAACAGGCAAGGGCGTCAGGTGAGATCCCTTTTGAGTCCCTCCGGACTTCGCCGAAATTAGCCCAGTGGTTCACGATGGCTTCGTCTAGGGCAGCGGAAAATGGAAGGGAAGAGCTAAAGGAGGCGGACTTCCTTAAATTTTTACCACAAGTCCTTCCCGAACTCAAAATTAATTATGAAGATCTACAAGTGAAAGAGACGGACGAGGAAGTGCCGAACTTTCTTGTAAACTTAAACGATCTAGCTCGGGAAGGAAAACTTGATCCTGTGATTGGAAGGAGTAAAGAGATTCGTTCTGTTATGGAAATTTTGGGTCGCCGGTCAAAAAATAACCCAGTGTTAGTTGGTAGTGCAGGTGTTGGTAAAACGGCAATCGTCGAAGGACTTGCAGAACAAATTGTTAAGGGCCGAGTTCCCGATGTATTAAAAGGGAAAACCATTTATTCATTGGATATGGGTTTATTGATGGCCGGAACAAAATACCGAGGTGAGTTTGAAGAAAAATTAACAGCTATGCTTCGTTATATCAAAGGACAATCAGGTGAGGCCGTACTTTTTATCGATGAGATCCATCAATTGGTAGGGGCAGGGAAAACCGACGGAGCAATGGATGCAGCCAATTTATTGAAACCGGCTTTAGCACGAGGAGAATTACATTGTATTGGAGCCACAACACAGGATGAATTTCAAAAATACATTCTTGGTGACCAAGCACTGGAAAGAAGATTTCGTGCAGTCCCAGTCAACGAACCTAGCAAAGAAGATGCGATCGAAATTCTTATGGGGATTCGTGACAAACATGAAATCCATCATGGAATTAAAATTTCTGATGAGGCAATTTATGCTTCAGTGCTTTTGTCTGACCAATACATTACAGATAAGTTTTTACCAGACAAAGCCATTGACTTGGTTGATGAAGCTGCCTCAGCTTTAAAACTTTCTGCGGAGGCTATGCCAACAGAACTTGTAGAACTAGAAAGTGAAATTCGATCCAAAAAAATCTTTGCTCAGGTAGAGAAAAAAAATGAAGAAATCTTAAAGGAAATTGAGGTTTTGGAAAAAAAATTCGAAGCGGGGAAAGTTGTTTGGGAAAAGGAAGTAAATTCCTTAAAACAAATCGCATCTATCAAAAATAAAATTGATAGAGTTAAATTTGATTTGGATGCAGCCCAACAAAGAGCTGATTATACAGAGGCTTCTCGGCTGAAGTATGCTGTCCTTCCTGAATTGGAAAAAGAATTGAACAAATTTCAGAACAGTTGGATTTTAGAGAGAAATCATATAGCGGCTGTTATTTCTAGACAAACAGGAATTCCTTCTGAAAAAATTTTGAAAACAAAACAAGACAATTTACTTCATTTGGAAGATGATTTAAATTCTGTTGTTTATGGTCAAAAGGATTCCATTCGGGAAATTGCTGATACACTTCTCACTTCTTACGCAGGTATTTCCTCGGAAACAAGGCCACTCGGATCATTTTTGCTCAAAGGGCCTACTGGTGTTGGAAAAACAGAAACTGCCAAAGCCATTGCCAAATTTTTATTTGATCAAGAAACAAATTTGGTTCGGCTAGATCTCAGCGAGTATTCTGAAAAACATTCTGTTGCCAAACTGATTGGTGCGCCAGCGGGGTATGTCGGGTATGATGAAGGTGGAATTCTAACAGAAGCTATTCGAAGAAAACCTTATTCTGTGGTTCTTTTTGATGAAGTGGAAAAAGCACATCCGGATTTCTCTGATATCCTTTTGCAAATTTTGGATGATGGTAGGCTTACCGATAACAAAGGAAGAACCATTAACTTTAAGAATACGATAGTGATTCTGACTACCAATTCCAAAAATATTGAAGGAGATTTTAAACCGGAAGTTCTCGGGCGACTTGATGCGATTTTGACTTATCATTCATTGGATTCTTCCATCATGGAAAAACTAATTGAAAAACAACTTCGCCAGTTGAACGAAAGGTTAAAGGTCAAAGGAATTGTGATCGAACTTTCTGAAAGTACAGAACATATTTTGAGAGAACAAGGATTTGATCCAAAATTTGGAGCAAGGCCGCTCGCGAGTGTTTTTAATCGTGTTGTGAACCGACCTTTGGCAAAAGAAATTCTTTCTGGTGTTTTGGCGGAAGGTAAATACAGAGCCGATTGGAATGGGGAACAATTACAATTTGTTTCGATCCCTGAATTTGCCGGATCCAAACCCTAA